The genome window AGAGGCGGTCACGACCGTGCACCAGCCCCATGGCTTCGGTATCCACCGCCAGGGCGGGCGCGGCGGCATACAGCCCCAGCCATTCCTCGTCGAGGTCGCCATCGAAGACGGCGAAGCGGGCGGGTGCGGAGGCGGAGGAACCCATCGAAGGCGAAGCGACGGTCGTCATCGTCGCCCGCCGGGGGACTGGGAGAGAATGGCCGCCACACACGGCCCGCTCCCCATGCCCCCTGCCCTGGGCTCCACCCTGCTGCTCACCGTTCTGCTGGCGATCGGGCTGGTGTTCTTCCTGCGGGCCGCCAGCAAGGACCGCACCACGGTGGTGGAGGTGCACTCGCCCCGCCCGCCGGTGGAGGTGCTGGAGGGCCTGAGCCAATGGTTGCTGCAGCGCGGCTGGCGCACCGACAGCGGCGATGCCGAGCGGCGGGTGCTTCGCTTCCAGGGCACCGTGGCCGCCAGCACCAATCTGGCGCTGCTGCTGTCCCTGCTGGCGGCGGTGGGGGGGGCCTGCCTCGGCCTGGTGCTGCGTCAGCTGTTGCCGGTGCTGGGCGGCTGGCCGCTGCTGCTGGTGGCGGCAGGCCCACTGGCGGGGGTGGTCTACCGGCGGCGGGCCAACCGGCAGGAGCAGGTCGAGTTGCGTCTGATCAGCGGCGATGAGGCCTCTGGCAGCAGCCTGCAGCTGCGGGCCCACCGCGATGAACTGATCGCCCTGGAACTGGAGATGGGCCCCCGCCTGCAGCTGGCCAGCGACGGTGCCCTGCTCAGCTCCCCGATCTGATCCCCATGCACTGCCTCGCCCCGACGCGCTGGCCCGGATCGCTGCTGCCCCGGTTCGGCCTGCTGGCGCTGGTGATCACCACCACGCTGCCGGTGCCGGCGGCCCTGGCCGGCCATGATCCTCTCACCGGTCCCCGCACCCGGCTCAGCAAAGACTGGGTGGGCACCCGCACGCTCCCCCCCGGCACGCCGGTCCTGGTGCTGGCGGGCCACGCCGACTCCCAGGGCATCGCCGGCGCCGGCACACCGGGTGAGGCCGTGGCCCTGTTCGGGGCGGCCCCGATGCAGGCGGAGATCCGCGACGAGCTCTTCTGGAACCTGGCGGTGGCCCAGGAGGTGGCACGGCTCGGCCAGCAGCGTGGTCTGGCGATCGGCTTCTACGACCCCCCGCTCCGCACGATCGTCAACGGCGACGATCCCCGCACCAACTGGAGTGTGGGCCGCGAGCACGTGCGCCGCGGCGGCTATGCGGTCGAGATCCACTTCGATGCCTACGGCCCCGATGGATTCGGCTCCGGCCTGATCCCCCCGTTGCAGCAGCCGCTCAGCCGCCTCGACGAAGCACTGGCCGGTGCCTTCGGCGGGTTTCCGGCCCGCTTCCGCCAGGGGCTGGGGGCGCCCCGGCGCGGCATCGCCATCCTTGAGATCGGCAAGCTGGAAGGGCCCCTGGAAGCCGCGCTGCGCGACCCCTACCGGCGCCAGGCCACTCTGGAGGCCATCGCCGCCCGGGTGGTGCAGGCCATCGAGACGGGTCTCACGCCCAGTCCTGGCGGGCCCGGGACGGCTCCGCTCAGTCCACAGCCTGTCGGGGTCGGCAGCGTTCCTCCAGCGATGGATCGCTGAGCCACTCCTGCGGGCGGGTGAACAGCTCGGTGAGCAGCGCTTCGCGGCTGCCGGGCTCCGGCACATACCCGTATTCCCAGCGCACCAGCGGCGGCAGCGACATCAGGATCGACTCGGTGCGGCCGTTGGTTTGCAGGCCGAAGATCGTGCCGCGGTCGAACACCAGGTTGAACTCCACGTAGCGCCCGCGCCGGTAGAGCTGGAACTGCCGCTCTCGCTCGCCGTAGGGAAGGCCATTGCGCTTCTCCACGATCGGGATGAAGCTGGGCAGGAAGGCATTGCCGCAGGCTCCGGCCAGGCGGAACAGCTGCTCCCAGCCGTGGCTGCAGGGCCCTAGGGCCTTGCTGACGGCAGCGGCAGGGCCGGCTGGATCCTGCCCCTTGTAGAGGATGCCGCCCGGATCCTGGTAGTCGTAGAAGATGCCGCCGATGCCGCGGGTCTCGCCTCGGTGCTTCAGGTGGAAGTATTCGTCGCACCACGGTTTGAACACCCTGTAATAGGCCGGGTCGACGCTGTCGCAGGCGGCCTTGAGCGTGCCGTGGAAATGGCGCGCGTCCTCCAGGAACGGGTAGTAGGGGGTGAGGTCGGCGCCGCCGCCGAACCACCACACAGGGCCGGCCTCGAAATAGCGGTAGTTGAGGTGGACGGTGGGAACGTAGGGGTTGCGGGGGTGGAGCACCATTGAGGTGCCGGTGGCGAACCAGTGCTGCCCCTTGGCCTCGGGCCGCTGGTTGAGGATTGACGGGGGAAGGTTGTCACCCTCCACCTCGGAGAAGTTCACACCGCCCTGCTCGAACACACGGCCCTCGCGCATCACCCGCGAGCGACCGCCCCCGCCTTCGGGGCGCTCCCAGCTTTCCTCCTTGAAAGTTCCCTCGCCGTCCAGGGCTTGCAGTCCCGCGCAGATGCTGTCCTGCAGGCCCATCAGCAACTGTCTGGCGCGCTGGCGTGAATCCGCGGGGGGTGGCGTCGCCGTGCCCTCTGGCCCGGGGGCCGTCGCTGTGCCCGCGGGGCCGGGGGACTGGGTTCCCACCGGCTCCGGCCCGCCCTGCCTGGCCACTCCCTGCTCCGCCACCAATCTCTTCGCCGCAAACGGCGCCCGATACCTGAACACCATTCCAGCCTGTCGCCCCGCCAGACAAGCCTTCGAGAGGGTCTGTCATGGGAGCGGCGCCTAAGATCACCCTCTTTGCCCAGTCAGCCGGATGGCCACCGCCGATCAGGCACGCGAAGCCCTTCAGGCCCTCTGCGACGCGGGCACCGGCCGCAGCCTGCTGGAACTGGCCTGGATCAGCCAGGTGCGCACCCAGGACAACCGCGCCCTGTTCCGACTCGCCCTTCCCGGCTACGCCACCAGCCAGCGCGAGCAGATCGCCAGCGCCGCGAGGGCAGCCCTGCTGGCGCTTGATGGCATCGACGACGTCCAGATCGAGCTGGCCCAGCCCGCCTCCAGCGCGGGGCACGGCCATGGCCATGGCGCCTCGGCGGCCCCGGGGCAGCTGCCCGAGCGCCAGGGCATCCCCGGGGTGAAGCGGGTGATCGCCGTCAGCAGCGGCAAGGGCGGTGTCGGCAAGAGCACGGTGGCCGTCAACCTGGCCTGCGCCCTGGCCGCCAGCGGCCTGAAGGTGGGCCTGCTGGACGCCGACATCTACGGCCCCAATGCCCCCACCATGCTGGGCGTGGCCGACCGCACCCCTGAGGTGAGCGGCAGCGGCGACCAGCAGGTGCTCACACCGATCGACACCTGCGGCATCGGCCTGGTGTCGATGGGCTTGCTGATCCAGGAAAACCAGCCGGTGGTGTGGCGTGGACCGATGCTCAACGGCATCATCCGCCAGTTTCTGTATCAGGTGAACTGGGGCGAACGCGACATGCTGGTGGTCGACCTGCCACCCGGCACCGGCGACGCCCAGCTCACCCTCGCCCAGGCCGTGCCCATGGCCGGCGTGGTGATCGTCACCACACCCCAGAAGGTGTCGCTGCAGGATGCGCGCCGCGGCCTGGCGATGTTCCTGCAGATGGGGGTGAAGGTGCTGGGCGTGGTGGAGAACATGAGTGTGTTCATTCCTCCCGACAGGCCGGAGACCCGCTACGCGATCTTCGGCAGCGGTGGCGGCGCCGCCCTGGCCGCCGAAGCCGAGGTGCCCCTGCTGGCGGAACTTCCCCTGGAGATGAGTGTGATGGAGGCCGGTGATCAGGGGTTGCCGGTGGTGGTGGCCCGGCCGGATTCCGCCATGGGCCAGGCCTTCCGCGCCCTGGCGCACAGCCTCTCCAGCCCGAGCCTGACCCCGGCCTGAGCGTGATGGGCTTGCCCAAAGGGCGGCAGAGCATGTTCTCGGCGCGGCGGCCCCAACGGCGATCGCCGTTTCAGGAGATCGATCTGGTGCTGTGGGGCATCCCCCTGGCCATGACCTTCCTGGCCGGCATCCTGATCGCCAGCACCCAGCGCCAGGCCGAATTCGCCGACTGGTATCAGCACTGGATCACCGGAGGGGTGGGCCTGGTGCTTGCGGCCCTGCTGTCTCGGGTGCCGCTGGAGCGGCTCAGGGCGCTGCTGCTGCCCATCTACGGCCTCACCGTGGTGAGCCTCATCAGCGTGCGATTGATCGGCACCTACGCCCTCGGGGCGCAGCGCTGGATCAACATCGGCGGCTTTCACGTGCAGCCTTCGGAGTTCGCCAAGCTCGGCGCGATCCTGCTGCTCGCCGGTGTGCTGTCGCGCTACCCGATCGAGCGACCGGTGGATCTGATCAGGCCCACCGGGGTGTTCCTGATTCCCTGGACCCTGGTGTTCCTGGAACCCAACCTGGGCACCTCTTTGGTGTTCGCCGCCGTTCTGCTGGTGATGATGTTCTGGGCCGGCATGCCGCTGGGCTGGGTGGTGCTGCTGCTGTCACCGCTGGTGGCAGCGATCCTGGCCGGCACACTCCCACCGGCGCTCGGGATCTGGGTGCCGCTCATGGGCCTGATCGCCTACCGCTCTTTGCCGTGGCGCTGGATCGGCGTGGCGATCACCCTGGCGGTGCAGGGGCTGTTTGCGGCCATCACCCCTTACCTCTGGATGCATGGGCTGAAGGCCTACCAACGCGACCGGCTGGTGCTGTTTCTCGATCCATCCAAGGATCCCCTCGGTGGGGGGTACCACCTGCTTCAGAGCAAGATCGGCATCGGCTCCGGCGGGCTCTGGGGCACCGGCCTGATGCACGGTCAGCTGACCAAACTGCGTTTCATCCCCGAGCAGCACACGGATTTCATCTTCAGCGCCCTCGGCGAGGAGCTCGGTTTCGTGGGCGCGATGCTGCTGCTGCTCGGCTTCGGTGTGCTGATGTGGCGCCTGTTGCAGATCGCCGGCAAGGCCCGCACCGATTTCGAGTCGTTGGTGGTGATCGGCGTGGGCGCCATGGTTCTGTTCCAGGTGGTGGTGAACATCAACATGACCATCGGGCTGGGGCCGGTCACCGGCATCCCGCTTCCTTGGATGAGCTACGGGCGTTCCTCCCTGCTGGTGAACTTCCTGGCGCTGGGGCTTTGCGCCTCGGTGAACCGCCACAGCCGCCACCAGCAGAGCCACTGGTGACCTCCCCGAGCCTGGCGCAGATCAGGCAGAGGCTGGCCGAAGGGGTGCCGCCCGGGCGCGCCGACGAGGACGGCGTGCGCCGGCAATGGTGGGCGGCCCTGGCCACCTTGCAGAACGACTTCCTGCCCGCGCTCCAGCCGCTTCGCGGCGTTTGGCTGGCCTCGCCCCTGCCGGCTCTCTACGAGCCAGCGTTGCTGCAACAGCTGCAGGGATGGGTCTGGACCCCGGCGGCGGTGGGGTCGTTGCTGCAGCCGCCGGTTGCACTGCTTCCGGATCCGCGCGGCGCCGTCCCGGCGGCGGCGGAAGGGAAGGCCGCCGCCTTTGAACGCCTGATCTTGCGGGACGACGACGGCACCGATCCGCTGTTGTTGCTGATCACCCCCGACCTGCAGGTGGCCATGGCCCTGGAGGGTGAGCCCCCGCGCCGCCGCTTTGTGCTGCGCTTCGATCCCGCCACCCTCTCGGCCGCCCTGCAACTGGTGGACCAGCGGCTTCAGGACACGGCTCCGCAGGCGGGTCTGCAATTGCGCAGCGCTCTGCAGCGGCTGGGCCAGCTGCGCAGCGACGAGGGCATGGCCTTGCGCTTCTGGCCGCGGCTGGGGGAACAGCTGGCCGCCATGGCGCCGAGTGTCACGCTTCAGCCGCTGGTGGCTACGGGAGCCGGCAACGATCACCAGGCCGAACGCTCCAGCGAGCTGGCCCTGCTGGAAGCCCTCACCCATGAGGTGCGCACGCCCCTGGCCACGATCCGCACCCTCATCCGCTCCCTGCTGCGGCGCCGCGACCTGCCCGCCGTGGTGGAGCAGCGGCTGCAGCAGATCGACAGCGAATGCAGCGAACAGATCGATCGCTTCGGTCTGATCTTCCATGCCGCCGAGCTGCAGCGTCAGCCGCGGCAACAGCAACAGCTCGCCCGCACCGATCTGGCGGCCCTGCTGCACCAGCTGGCAGGGCTCTGGCAGCGGCAGCTGGAACGGCGGGGCCTGACGCTGCAGCTTGAGGTGGCCGAGGCGATGCCACCGGTGCTCAGCGATCCGAGCCGCCTGGAAACGATGCTGGGCGGCCTGATCGACCGTTTCAGCCGCAGCCTGCCGGGGGGCACCACCGTGCGGATCCGCCTGCAACCGGCGGGATCACGGCTGAAATTGCAGCTGAGCTGCGATGAAGCCGGCGGCGGCCGTGAGCCTGACGGAGACAAGTCCGGGGGGCGGGGATCCACCGCCACCGTCGGACCGGTGCTGCGCTGGGATCCGCTTACCGGCAGCCTGCAGCTCAGCCGGCAGGCCACTCAGGACCTCTTCCGCAGCCTGGGGGGCCGGTTGACCGAACGCTCCGGCAGCGGCCTGACCGTGTTCTTTCCCCTCGCCAACCAGGGGGCGACCGCGCCTCCGCCACGCGAACCCGCCTGACTTTGTTGACGGGTGTGAAGACCAGGCGCCGAGAGACGGTCTGGCTGAAATGACAGTGCTAGCTTCCAGCCGAAATGGTCGGCGGACGGCTTCTGAGCAACCCTCAGACCCCTGCAGACTCCCCTCCCCCCACAGCCATGACAGCAACGGCGCTGAGCGGTCAACTTCCCAAGTACATCGGCAGCACCGGCGGTCTGCTCAACTCGGCTGAAACTGAGGAGAAGTACGCGATCACCTGGACCAGCTCCAAATCCCAGCCCTTCGAGCTGCCCACCGGTGGTGCCGCCGAGATGAACGAAGGGGAGAACATCATGTATTTCGCCCGCAAGGAACAGTGCCTCGCCCTCGGCACTCAGCTGCGCACCAAGTTCAAACCCAGAATTGAGGATTACAAGGTTTACCGTATCTTCCCCGGCGGTGACACCGAGTATCTGCACCCGAAAGATGGTGTGTTCCCCGAGAAGGTCAACGAAGGCCGCCCAATGGTGAACCACAACGCCCGCCGCATCGGCCAGAACCCCGACCCTTCCTCGATCAAGTTCTCGGGCCGCAACACCTTCGACAGCTGAAGCTCTGACCTGCGCTGATCCCTCGCGCAAACAACACTTAGAAAGGCGGGGCCGGTGGCCCCGTTTTTTTTGCCCGGCCGTAGGCCCGATGCCCTTTCCCGATCGCGACGCCTTTCTCGCTCAGGCCAGCTCAGGCCGCACCTTCATCCCCCTGTGGGACCGCTGGCCAGCCGACCTCGAAACGCCTCTCACCACCTGGTTGAAGGTGGGCACCACAAGCAGCCATGGGGTGCTGCTGGAGTCGGTTGAGGGCGGCGAGCGGGTGGGGCGGTGGAGCTTCGTTGCCACCGATCCCCTCTGGACGCTCACGGTGCGTGGTGCCAGCGCCGAGCGCCTCTGGCGTGATGGGCGCTGCGAGCCGCTGGAAGGCAACCCCTTCGAGCTGTTGCGCGACGGCCTGGCCGGCCTCCATACCAGCCCGATCCCCGGCCTGCCGCCGGTGGGGCAGCTGTTCGGCTTCTGGGGCTACGAGCTGATTCGCTGGATCGAGCCCAGCGTGCCGGTGCATCCCTGCGATCCGCATGGCCCGCCCGATGGCTGCTGGATGCTGGCCGACAGCCTGCTGGTGTTCGACCAGGTGAAGCGGCAGATCACGGCTGTGGCCTACGCCGACCTGAGCCAGGGGGGCGATCCCGAGCAGGCCTACGCGGCGGCAGTGGAGCGCATCTCGGCGCTGGAAGCCCGCATGCATGCTCCGCTGCCCAGCAGCGTCCTACCGCTGCGCTGGGAATCGGAGCCCACCAGGACGCTCCCCACCTCCAGCAACCGCAGCCGGGAGGATTTCGAGTCCGCCGTGCGGGCCTCCCGCGAGCACATCGCCGCCGGCGATGTGTTCCAGCTGGTGCTCAGCCAGCGGCTGGAAACCCGCATGCACCGCGATCCGTTCGACATCTACAGAAGCCTGCGGATGGTGAACCCCTCCCCTTACATGGCCTTCTTCAACTTCGGCGGCTGGCACCTGATCGGCTCGAGCCCCGAGGTGATGGTGAAGGCCGAGCCGATGGCGGCAGGGGTGAAGGCCTCGCTGCGGCCGATCGCCGGCACGCGCCCCCGCGGCGCCGATGAAAGCGAAGACCAGCAGCTCGAGCGCGACCTGCTGGCCGATCCCAAGGAACGGGCCGAGCATGTGATGCTCGTGGATCTCGGTCGCAACGACCTGGGCCGGGTCTGCGCACCTGGCAGCGTCAAGGTCACGGAGCTGATGGTGATTGAGCGCTATTCCCACGTGATGCACATCGTCAGCCAGGTGGAGGGCGTGCTCGCCGCTGGCAAGGACATCTGGGACCTGCTCAAGGCCTCCTTCCCCGCCGGCACCGTGAGTGGCGCCCCGAAGATCAGGGCGATGCAGCTGATTCATGCCCTTGAACCCGATGCCCGAGGCCCGTACTCCGGCGTCTACGGCGCCATGGACCTGAGCGGTGCGCTCAACACCGCGATCACGATCCGCACGATGGTGGTGCTGCCCCACCCGGACGGCGGCTGGCGGGTGCAGGTGCAGGCGGGAGCCGGCCTGGTGGCGGATTCCCAGCCCGCCAGTGAGTACGAGGAAACCTTGAACAAGGCGCGCGGCCTGCTCAAGGCGCTGGCCTGCCTCGGCGAGGAACGGCCATGAGCGCCTCCCTGCTGACCAAGGGGTTCGAGGTGGAACTGTTCACCGGCCGCTCCGACGGCCGTGTGGTGGGGGTGGCGGCTGAGGCCGCCGCGGCCCTCAGCGGCTTCGTGACCGAACCGGATCACCGCAATCTCGAATACATCACCGAACCGGACGCCGATTACGCCCGCCAGCTGGCGCTGCTGCTGGAGCCCCGCCGACGGTTGCGGCACTGGCTGCAGGACCGCGGCCTCACCCTGCTGCCGGGCAGCACCTTGAGCCTGGGGGACAGCCGGCGCTTCGAGCGCTCCGACCCCAGCAACCCGTACCACGGCTTCATCGCCTCGGCCTACGGCACCCGGGTGGTGACCGCGAGCGTGCACATCAACCTGGGCCTCACGTCGATGGATCCCCTGTTCGCCGCCTGCCGGCTGCTGCGCTGCGAGGCGGCGCTGCTGCTGGCCCTGAGTGCGAGCAGCCCCTTCCTCGATGGCGTCGCCACCGGCGCCCATTCGCAGCGATGGCTGCAGTTTCCGCTCACCCCCGAGCAGGTACCCCTGTTTCTCGATCACGGGCACTACATCCGTTGGATGGAAGAGCAGCTGGCGGCGGGAACGATGCGCAACATCCGCCACCTCTGGACCTCCGTGCGGCCCAACGGCGACGACCGTCCCCACCGGCTTAACCGGGTGGAGATCCGGATCTGTGATCTGATCAGCGATCCCCGGCTGCTGCTGGCGATCACCGCCTTCGCCGAGCTGCGCCTGTGGCAGCTGCTCGACGACCCCGACGCCCACGACCCCCTGCTCGCCAGCCGTCTCAGCCCCGACGCCCTGGCGGAGCTGGCCGATGCCAACGATCAGGCCGCCGCGCGCCGGAGCCTCGACAGTGAGTTGTGCGACTGGCGCAGCGGCGAAACGATCACGGCTCGCGCCTGGCTGCGGCGGGAGATCGATGCGCTGTGGCCCCTGGCCGAACGCAGCGGCCTCGCCCCCTGGCTGCTGCCGCTGGAGGCGGTGCTGCGGGACGGCAACCAGGCGATCCGCTGGCTGGCGCTGCACCGGCAGGGCGAATCGATCGAGGCGATCCTCAGCCGCGAGGTGGTCTGGATGGAAGAGCAAGAACGCACGTGGGATCCGGCACCGCTCAACACAGAAGCCCTGCACCCTTTGGGATGATCATGGGAGCGTCCTCTGCTGGCTCCGTCCTCATGCGGCAGTCCCTGTCCGCCCCTGCACCCATGCGCGAAGACGGCGTCATGGAGGCCGGCCTGGCGCAGCCTGCCCCGCGGGTGACCCGGCTGCTCGGTGAGCGGCTGGAGCTGGTGGAAGACCTCTGGAAAACCGTGCTGCGCAGCGAGTGCCCGCCCGAGCAGGCGGAACGGCTGCTGCGCATGAAGGATCTCAGCGATCCCGCCAATGCCCTGACGGCCAGCGCCACCAGCGCAGCGATCGTGCAGCTGATCAGGGACATGGACCTGGCGGAGGCGATCGCCGCGGCCCGCGCCTTCTCTCTCTACTTCCAGCTGGTCAACATCCTCGAGCAACACATCGAGGAAGACAGCTACCTGGCCAGCCTCCAGGAGGGCACCACCAACCCCATCCCCGATCCGTTCGCGCCGCCGCTCGCCAGCCAGACCGATCCGGCCACCTTCCGCGAGCTGTTCACCCGCCTGCGGGGGCTGAACGTGCCCCCTGCCCAGCTGGAAAACCTGCTGCGCGAACTGGACATCCGCCTGGTGTTCACTGCCCACCCCACCGAGATCGTGCGCCACACCGTGCGGCACAAGCAGCGGCGGGTGGCGAGCCTGATCCACCGGCTACAAGTGAACAGCCCCAGCGATCTGCACGACGAGCGCAGCCTCAGGCTGCAGCTGGAGGAGGAGATCCGGCTGTGGTGGCGCACCGATGAGCTGCACCAGTTCAAGCCGTCGGTGCTCGACGAAGTCGACTACGCCCTGCATTACTTCCAGCAGGTGCTGTTCGACGCCATGCCGCTGCTGCGCCAGCGCATCCACAGCGCCCTGGGCTGCAGCTACCCGGATGTGGAGCCCCCCCGCGACGCCTTCTGCACCTTCGGCTCCTGGGTGGGAGCTGATCGCGACGGCAACCCCTCGGTCACGCCGGACATCACCTGGCGCACTGCCTGCTATCAGCGGCAGCTGATGATCGAGCGCTACATCAGCGCCGTCCAGGACCTGCGCGATCAACTCAGCATCTCGATGCAGTGGAGCCAGGTGAGCGCTCCGCTGCTGGAATCCCTGGAGATGGATCGGCTGCGCTTCCCCGAGATCTACGACGAACGGGCTGCCCGCTACCGGCTGGAACCCTACCGGCTGAAGCTGAGCTACACCCTGGAGCGGTTGCGCCTCACCCACCGCCGCAACCAGCAGTTGGCGGAGGCGGGTTGGGAGGCCCCCTGCGATGCCGGCTCCTTCCCGCCGGCTCTCACCATCGGCACCGGGCCGATCGCCAGCGCCCCGCAAGACCTCCACTACGCCTCCGTGGATGAATTGCGCACCGATCTGGAGCTGCTGCGCGACAGCCTCGAAACCACCGGGCTCAGCTGTGAGCCGCTGCGCAAGCTGCTGAGCCAGGTGCACATCTTCGGCTTCAGCCTCGCCACCCTCGACATCCGCCAGGAGAGCACCCGCCACAGTGATGCCCTCGACGAACTGAGCCGTTACCTCCAGCTGCCGGTGCCCTACGGCGAGATGGCCGAGGACGAGCGCGTCGCCTGGTTGCTGCAGGAGCTGCAGACGCGGCGGCCGCTGCTGCCCGCCGCCGCCGTCTGGAGCCCGGCCACGGCCGAAACCTTCGCGGTGTTCCGCATGCTTGAGCGGCTGCAGCGGGAGTTCGGCACGCGCATCTGCCGCAGCTACGTGATCTCGATGTCGCACACGGCCTCCGATCTGCTGGAGGTGCTGCTGCTCGCCAAGGAGGCCGGGCTGGTCGATCCCAAGGCGGTGCGCACCTCGCTGCTGGTGGTGCCCCTGTTCGAAACGGTCGAAGACCTCCAGCACGCCCCGGCCGTGATGGAGCGGCTGTTCAGCGAACCCTTCTACCTGCAGCTGCTCGCCAGCAATGGCGAAGCCGACAGGGCCCTGCAGGAAGTGATGCTCGGCTACTCCGACAGCAACAAGGATTCCGGCTTTCTCTCCAGCAACTGGGAGATCCACAAGGCCCAGATCGGCCTGCAGCGGCTGGCGCTGCAGCACGGGGTGGCGCTGCGCATCTTCCATGGCCGCGGCGGCTCGGTGGGACGCGGCGGCGGCCCCGCCTACCAGGCGATCCTGGCCCAGCCGAGCGGAACGATGAATGGCCGCATCAAGATCACCGAGCAGGGCGAGGTGCTCGCCTCGAAGTATTCCCTGCCCGAGCTGGCGCTCTACAACCTCGAGACGATGACCACCGCCGTGCTGCAGAACAGCCTGGTGAGCAGCAGCCTCGATGACACCCCCGCCTGGAACGAGCTGATGGGCCGCCTCGGTGCCCGCTCCCGTCAGCACTACCGCAAGCTGGTGCATGAAAACCCCGACCTCGTGGAGTTCTTCCAGCAGGTCACCCCGATCGAGGAGATCAGCAAGCTGCAGATCTCCAGCCGGCCGGCCCGCCGCAAGAGCGGCGCCAAGGATCTGTCCAGCCTGCGGGCCATCCCGTGGGTGTTCGGCTGGACCCAGAGCCGCTTCCTGCTGCCGAGCTGGTTCGGTGTGGGGGCGGCGCTGCAGGAGGAGCTGGAGCACGACCCCGACCAGCTGGAGCTGCTGAAGCTGCTCTACCAGCGCTGGCCCTTTTTCCGGATGCTGATCTCCAAGGTGGAGATGACCCTCTCGAAGGTGGATCTCGACCTGGCCCATCACTACGTGCAGGCTCTGGGCCGGCCCAGTCACCGCGACGCCTTCGAGCGCATCTTCGAGGTGATCGCCGCCGAGTTCACGCTCACCCGGGATCTGGTGCTGAAGATCTCCGGCCACACCCGCCTGCTGGATGGTGATCCGGCCCTGCAGCTCTCGGTCGATCTGCGCAACCGCACGATCATTCCGCTGGGCTTCCTGCAGGTGGCCCTGCTGCGCCGCCTGCGCGACCAGCACCGCCAGCCGCCGATGAGTGAAGTGGCCAGCGATGCCGCCACCGATGGGCGCACCTACAGCCGCAGTGAGCTGCTGCGCGGCGCCCTGCTCACGATCAATGGCATCGCCGCCGGCATGCGCAACACGGGTTGAACGCTGCTTGATCCCGTTTCGCAACCAACCGGCCGTGCCGCGTCTCCCTGATGGGTACGTCCTGGAGAGTGAGCCCTCCCCCCACCCCAGTGAGCTGAACCTCCTGCTGATGGCCTGCGGCGAACCGCAGCGCAGTGAGGCCAAGCTGGCGCAGGTGCTCCTGCGCAGCGCCTGGCAGCTGAGCGTGCGCAACCCCGCCGGCGAGCTGGTGGGCTTCGTGCGCGCCACCAGCGATCAGGCGCTGAACGCCAACCTCTGGGACCTGGCAGCCACCCCCGGCGACGAACAGCAGCAAGCGGTGCTGACCGTGCTGGTGCATGCCGCCCTCTCCCGCCTGCGCCGTGAGCTCAGCGGCTGCAGCATCTCGGTGGCGGCCCCACCGGAGGCCTTGCCAGCCTTGCGCCGCT of Synechococcus sp. MW101C3 contains these proteins:
- a CDS encoding anthranilate synthase component I family protein, which codes for MPFPDRDAFLAQASSGRTFIPLWDRWPADLETPLTTWLKVGTTSSHGVLLESVEGGERVGRWSFVATDPLWTLTVRGASAERLWRDGRCEPLEGNPFELLRDGLAGLHTSPIPGLPPVGQLFGFWGYELIRWIEPSVPVHPCDPHGPPDGCWMLADSLLVFDQVKRQITAVAYADLSQGGDPEQAYAAAVERISALEARMHAPLPSSVLPLRWESEPTRTLPTSSNRSREDFESAVRASREHIAAGDVFQLVLSQRLETRMHRDPFDIYRSLRMVNPSPYMAFFNFGGWHLIGSSPEVMVKAEPMAAGVKASLRPIAGTRPRGADESEDQQLERDLLADPKERAEHVMLVDLGRNDLGRVCAPGSVKVTELMVIERYSHVMHIVSQVEGVLAAGKDIWDLLKASFPAGTVSGAPKIRAMQLIHALEPDARGPYSGVYGAMDLSGALNTAITIRTMVVLPHPDGGWRVQVQAGAGLVADSQPASEYEETLNKARGLLKALACLGEERP
- the ppc gene encoding phosphoenolpyruvate carboxylase, whose product is MIMGASSAGSVLMRQSLSAPAPMREDGVMEAGLAQPAPRVTRLLGERLELVEDLWKTVLRSECPPEQAERLLRMKDLSDPANALTASATSAAIVQLIRDMDLAEAIAAARAFSLYFQLVNILEQHIEEDSYLASLQEGTTNPIPDPFAPPLASQTDPATFRELFTRLRGLNVPPAQLENLLRELDIRLVFTAHPTEIVRHTVRHKQRRVASLIHRLQVNSPSDLHDERSLRLQLEEEIRLWWRTDELHQFKPSVLDEVDYALHYFQQVLFDAMPLLRQRIHSALGCSYPDVEPPRDAFCTFGSWVGADRDGNPSVTPDITWRTACYQRQLMIERYISAVQDLRDQLSISMQWSQVSAPLLESLEMDRLRFPEIYDERAARYRLEPYRLKLSYTLERLRLTHRRNQQLAEAGWEAPCDAGSFPPALTIGTGPIASAPQDLHYASVDELRTDLELLRDSLETTGLSCEPLRKLLSQVHIFGFSLATLDIRQESTRHSDALDELSRYLQLPVPYGEMAEDERVAWLLQELQTRRPLLPAAAVWSPATAETFAVFRMLERLQREFGTRICRSYVISMSHTASDLLEVLLLAKEAGLVDPKAVRTSLLVVPLFETVEDLQHAPAVMERLFSEPFYLQLLASNGEADRALQEVMLGYSDSNKDSGFLSSNWEIHKAQIGLQRLALQHGVALRIFHGRGGSVGRGGGPAYQAILAQPSGTMNGRIKITEQGEVLASKYSLPELALYNLETMTTAVLQNSLVSSSLDDTPAWNELMGRLGARSRQHYRKLVHENPDLVEFFQQVTPIEEISKLQISSRPARRKSGAKDLSSLRAIPWVFGWTQSRFLLPSWFGVGAALQEELEHDPDQLELLKLLYQRWPFFRMLISKVEMTLSKVDLDLAHHYVQALGRPSHRDAFERIFEVIAAEFTLTRDLVLKISGHTRLLDGDPALQLSVDLRNRTIIPLGFLQVALLRRLRDQHRQPPMSEVASDAATDGRTYSRSELLRGALLTINGIAAGMRNTG
- a CDS encoding N-acetyltransferase, producing MASPPACATRVERCLIPFRNQPAVPRLPDGYVLESEPSPHPSELNLLLMACGEPQRSEAKLAQVLLRSAWQLSVRNPAGELVGFVRATSDQALNANLWDLAATPGDEQQQAVLTVLVHAALSRLRRELSGCSISVAAPPEALPALRRYGFLVDPGGIRAMGLGLKAEVEAPAPAGDGASSRPMAE
- the gshA gene encoding glutamate--cysteine ligase, coding for MSASLLTKGFEVELFTGRSDGRVVGVAAEAAAALSGFVTEPDHRNLEYITEPDADYARQLALLLEPRRRLRHWLQDRGLTLLPGSTLSLGDSRRFERSDPSNPYHGFIASAYGTRVVTASVHINLGLTSMDPLFAACRLLRCEAALLLALSASSPFLDGVATGAHSQRWLQFPLTPEQVPLFLDHGHYIRWMEEQLAAGTMRNIRHLWTSVRPNGDDRPHRLNRVEIRICDLISDPRLLLAITAFAELRLWQLLDDPDAHDPLLASRLSPDALAELADANDQAAARRSLDSELCDWRSGETITARAWLRREIDALWPLAERSGLAPWLLPLEAVLRDGNQAIRWLALHRQGESIEAILSREVVWMEEQERTWDPAPLNTEALHPLG